From the genome of Bacillota bacterium, one region includes:
- a CDS encoding transposase has translation MRQYIEEFKEQILAECQEVGNVSLVARRHQISENTIYAWIKTKRKNGSLKPYNIYLPSAIFHILYIFHLPNIADMGR, from the coding sequence ATGAGGCAGTACATCGAAGAATTTAAAGAGCAAATTTTGGCTGAGTGCCAGGAGGTTGGTAACGTATCCCTGGTAGCTAGACGCCACCAAATATCCGAAAATACTATATATGCCTGGATTAAAACCAAGCGCAAGAATGGTTCTCTGAAACCTTATAATATCTATCTACCCAGTGCCATATTCCACATCTTGTACATCTTTCATCTTCCCAATATCGCCGATATGGGCAGGTAG
- a CDS encoding CPBP family intramembrane metalloprotease → MIYAFLQTGFSEELFFRVFLTKRLIHKFGFQVGNIVQGLLFGLMHGIMFISKAGVSGEFIIIYFTDWYGGLVNGLDK, encoded by the coding sequence TTGATTTATGCTTTTTTACAAACTGGCTTTTCGGAAGAGTTGTTTTTCAGAGTTTTTTTAACCAAAAGGCTGATACACAAGTTTGGCTTTCAGGTGGGAAATATAGTACAAGGTTTACTGTTTGGACTTATGCATGGTATAATGTTTATATCAAAAGCGGGAGTATCTGGTGAGTTTATTATTATTTATTTTACTGACTGGTATGGTGGGTTGGTTAATGGGTTGGATAAATGA